The genome window GGTGGCAGTGCGAGTTTTGGCCGCTTCTATCAAAAGCCTGATCTGATGGAGCTATATGGTGTATATCCTGGCGTTATCAGTAATCCGGAATTGAAGGATGAGGTGGCTTATCGATTCGAGACTAGCGTTTTTGCGGCAACGGAAAACCGCAGAACGATTTTGAGAGCGACCTATTATAGTACCGTCATGGAAAATGGAATTTTCTGGGTGAATTCTGCTTCTTTCATGAAACCTTTTAATTTAGACGATGCTCGGATAATGGGTCTTGAATTTGAAATGGAAAGTAATCCGGCAAAGTCCGTGCGAACTATTTTGCGAGCCACTTTCCAGGATGCCGTAGACAAGTCGGATGAAAAGGCTTATCGCAATAATAAATTGCCGGGAGAACCTGCCCGCTCCTATTTTGCGGAACTTCAGCTGGATTTGCCCTTGCATTTTGACTTTACGTGGTCTTCCAATTATCGCACTAAAATCTATAGCGATCGGGCCAATCGAATGGAGCAGCCTGGAGTTGGGATCCATAAGGCGGTTCTTGGATTTAAGCCTTTTGAATCAACACGTTTGGCTTTTTCTGTAGACAATATCTCGGATGAAACCTATCGCAATTTTTACACCCCATTTCCCACTCCGGGGAGGGAATACAAACTTACACTAACTCAGGGGTTCTAGCCCCCGCGCAAGGGTTTCGTGATTCAAACGAAGGACGGGATCCTTGTGACGACACAAAAAGGAAAAACAATGAAGAATAAATACTTGGCTCTTCTTGCTGCAAGCTCTTTCGCGTTCTTTATGCAGGCTTGCGATCACAATTCTATTGCCGCTGGCGAACCTGGTTTCGACAAGGATGACGATAAATCCTCCTCCTCTGTTAAGGGCGATGATAAGTCTTCCTCTTCTTCTGCTAGTGAAGAAAGTGAAAGTCTTGCCTCCCTTTACGTTGTAGGTTCTGACTACAAAACCGGTGAAATTCGTTGGGTGGAAAATGATTCCATTTCTGCAAAGTCTCTGGAAATTTATCAGGACACCAAGCTGGTAACTGTTGGTGATAAACTCTTTGCTCTTGAACGTTCCGGTTCTGATAACGTAGCTCTCATTAATACTGCCGATCACAAGGTGGTGTGGGAAACTGCCTTGAGTGATTATTCCAACCCCACTGACATTGTTGCCGCAGGCAAGAATGAAGCCTGGGTTGCATTGGAAGGCACCGATAGCTTCGTGAAGATTTCCATGGAAAATGGTAAGGTCCTGAAGACTGTTAAGACTACCGACTTCGTTTCTGAGGGAGGCTATTCCCCGAACCTGGTTGATTTTGAAGTGAGCGGTGATACTCTGTTTGCTGTGTTCCAACGTTACGTCTCCAACTTTGACGCTGATGGCAACTGGACTGGAACCTCTTATCCCAAGGGACTTCTTGCTCTGTACGGCCTGAAGGATGGCGAACTGCTGGATACCATTCAACTTGCCAAGAAGAATCCTTCCGCAGTAGCGGTGGTGAAGGGTGAAGTCTACGTGGCATCCATGGGCGAATATAATGCTAGCTATGGCACCGATGCGGATGACGAACGTGGTATTGAAAAGGTGAACCTTTCCAAGAAGTCTTCCGAACTTTATGTTTCCGGCAAGAAGATTGGTGCTGGCGTGTACAACTTCGCGGTTGACTACAAAGCAGGCGTTGCCTATGCGGTCGCTTACAAGGGCATGGATATGACAACTTATGCAACCGAAGCTCCGGTGATGAAGATTGACCTTGCTGCAGGTTCTGCTGAAGCCATTAAGGGTATTGCCGATGCAGAAGGCGGCCTCGTCGTTGATGCTGCTACTGGTGTGCTTTATGTGGGTGACCGTACCTATGGTGAAGAGGCTGTTTATAGCTATGATGGTAAAAAGGTCGCTAAGGTTGCGTCCGCTGCAGAAAAGGCTTTGGCTCCCTATAGCTTGGCCGTCGTCAAGTAATTTCTAGATCCAGGGGTAAAAGGAAAAAGGACTCGACATTTTGTCGAGTCCTTTTTTTGTTTCTAGGAGAGATATTCTTAGCTTTTGATGATTTCGATGCCTAGACGGTTCACCTTGTAGTGCATCACACGGGGGCTTAAATCCAGGTCGCGACCGGCAGCGCTCATGTTGCCTTTGTGGCGGCGCAGGGCTTCACTGATGATTTCCCTTTCGTAACTGTCGATAAGAGTAGAAAGCGGGGCGGTGCCTTCGGGCAGAAGCGCTGTTCCGGAAGTGACGTCCGTCTGTAGGGTGGGTGGCAAGTCGTAGGCGTTAATGGCCACATCCGTCGTTACTAGGCAAGCGTGTTCAATACAGTTTTCCAGCTCGCGAACGTTACCGGGCCAGTGGTAGCTCAATAGCATGTCAATGGCGGGGGAACTTAGTCGGGCGATGTTTTTCCCGTATTTCAGGTTCATCTTTGCGATGAAATAATCTGCAAGCAACAGAATGTCCGTCTTTCTCTGGAATAAGTCTGTCAAATGAATCTGGAACACGTTTAGACGGTAATAAAGATCCTCGCGGAAAAGTCCCTGCTGCATCATGGCTTCGAGATTCTTCGCGGAACTGGCAATCAGTCGTACGTCGGCATTCTGTACGATGTTGCTGCCCTGACGGCTGAATTTCCCGTCCTGAATGAATTGCAATAATTTAATCTGGGCGTTGGTGCTGAGGCTTGCGACTTCGTCTAGAAATAAGGTGCCTCCAAGGGCCTGTTCCGCCTTTCCTAATCGACGGCTGGTGGCGCCTGTAAATGCACCGCGTTCGTATCCGAACATCTCGCTTTCGAAGGAGTTGGCGTTACTGGTGTCACTGAGAGTGCTGCAGTTCAGCATGATGAACGGTCTTTCTCGCCTGTCCGAAAGCTGATGGATGCTTCGGGCGACGTATTCCTTGCCGGTGCCTGCGTTGCCGCGGACAAGAACTAAAGCGATGG of Fibrobacter sp. UWR4 contains these proteins:
- a CDS encoding YncE family protein, with protein sequence MKNKYLALLAASSFAFFMQACDHNSIAAGEPGFDKDDDKSSSSVKGDDKSSSSSASEESESLASLYVVGSDYKTGEIRWVENDSISAKSLEIYQDTKLVTVGDKLFALERSGSDNVALINTADHKVVWETALSDYSNPTDIVAAGKNEAWVALEGTDSFVKISMENGKVLKTVKTTDFVSEGGYSPNLVDFEVSGDTLFAVFQRYVSNFDADGNWTGTSYPKGLLALYGLKDGELLDTIQLAKKNPSAVAVVKGEVYVASMGEYNASYGTDADDERGIEKVNLSKKSSELYVSGKKIGAGVYNFAVDYKAGVAYAVAYKGMDMTTYATEAPVMKIDLAAGSAEAIKGIADAEGGLVVDAATGVLYVGDRTYGEEAVYSYDGKKVAKVASAAEKALAPYSLAVVK
- a CDS encoding sigma-54-dependent Fis family transcriptional regulator, giving the protein MDFTALENSAFVEIAETLRSVRKRDEQLSKIQTILSEKFESANAAHQDECDKIRDLVKGKPGELIGNTSEMRAVRDQVRHIAPSIALVLVRGNAGTGKEYVARSIHQLSDRRERPFIMLNCSTLSDTSNANSFESEMFGYERGAFTGATSRRLGKAEQALGGTLFLDEVASLSTNAQIKLLQFIQDGKFSRQGSNIVQNADVRLIASSAKNLEAMMQQGLFREDLYYRLNVFQIHLTDLFQRKTDILLLADYFIAKMNLKYGKNIARLSSPAIDMLLSYHWPGNVRELENCIEHACLVTTDVAINAYDLPPTLQTDVTSGTALLPEGTAPLSTLIDSYEREIISEALRRHKGNMSAAGRDLDLSPRVMHYKVNRLGIEIIKS